Genomic window (Streptosporangium brasiliense):
GGCCTGCCGGCGCCGCCGCCGGCCGCCGCCGCGCGGGCCGAACCGGCGACCTACCTCGTCGGCCGCGGCATCTCCGACGTCACCGGAGAGGTCGCCGAGGTCGGCATGATGGGATACTCCAGCTTCGACCAGAAGGCCACCGGCCTGCACCAGCGCCAGCGGTCGCGGGCCTTCGTCATCGCCGACCAGGCCACCGGCAGACGGGTGGTCTACGTCAACGCCGACCTCGGCATGATCTTTCAGTCGGTCCAGCAGGGCGTCGTCGCCAGACTGAAGCAGCGCTACGGCTCCCTGTACGGCGAGCAGAACGTGCTGCTGTCGGCGACGCACACCCACGCGGGACCGGGCGGCCACTCCCACCACCTGGCCTACAACCTGTCCGTCCTCGGCTTCCAGAAGGCCACCTACAACGCGATCGTCGACGGCATCGTCGAGTCGGTGGTGAAGGCGCACGAGGACCTCAGGCCGGGCACCATCAGCCTGGGCAGGGGCCTGCTCACCGACGCGAGCGTGAACCGCTCCAGGACGGCCTTCGACGCCAACCCCGCCGGGGACCGGGCGGCCTTCCCGCAGGCCGTCGACCCGGCGATGACCGTGCTGCGCTTCAAGCAGGGCGGCACCGACGTGGGCGCGATCAGCTGGTTCGCCACCCACGCCACCTCCCTGACCAACGCCAACACCCTGATCAGCCCGGACAACAAGGGGTACGCGGCCTACCGATGGGAGCACGACCACGCGGGCGTGCGCTATCTGGACGGCACGCCGGGCTTCGTGGCGGCTTTCCCGAACACCAACGCCGGCGACATGTCGCCCAACCTCAACCTGCGGCCCGGGTCGGGTCCCACGGAGAACGAGTTCGACAACACCCGGATCATCGGCGAGCGCCAGTTCGCCAGGGCCAAGGAGGTCTACGACGGCGCGCGGACGCCGATCACCGGCGGCGTCGACCACCGGATGAGGTTCGTCGACATGGAGAACGTGACCGTGGGCGGGGCCTACACCCCGGACGGCAGGGAGCACCGCACCTGTCCCGCCATGGTCGGCGCCTCCACGATGGCGGGCAGCGTGGAGGACGGACCGGCGATCCCCGGCTTCAAGGAGGGCATGACGGGGCCCATCGCCAAGCTGCTGGAGCCGCTCGACGTCGACGCGCCGCCGTGGCTGATCAGCTGCCAGGCGCCCAAGCTGAACCTGGTGCCGACCGGCCTGGTCACCGAGCCCGTGCCGGTGACCCCGAGGATCCTGCCGGTGCAGATCCTCAAGATCGGCCAGCTCTACCTGGTGGCGGGCCCCGCCGAGTTCACCATCGTCGCCGGCCTGCGGGTCCGGCGGGCGGTGGCGGGTGAGCTGGGGGTGCCCGTCGAGAACGTGATCATGCAGGGCTACGCCAACGCCTACAGCCAGTACGTGACCACGCCCGAGGAGTACGAGCTGCAGCAGTACGAGGGCGGTTCCACGCTCTACGGCAAATACACCCTGCCCGCCTACCAGCAGGAGTTCGCCGCCCTCGCGGCCGCCATGCGGGACGGCGCCGCCGTCGACCGGGGCCCGCAGACACCCGACCTGTCGGGCAGGCAGGTCAACCTCCAGACGGGCGTGGTCCTCGACAGCCCTCCGGCGTCGAAGTCGTTCGGCCAGGTGCTGACCGAGCCCGCGGCCTCCTACCGGCCGGGGAGCACCGCGAGCGCCGAGTTCGTCACCGGCCATCCGAAGAACAACCTGCACCGCAACGGCACCTACCTGGAGGTGCAGCGGCTGGTGGACGGCGTGTGGGCGCGCCACCTGGACGACGGCGACTGGCAGACCGTCTATCGCTGGACGCGCCTCAACGGGCTCACCGGCACCTCCAAGGCGACGATCACCTGGGACATCGCGCCCGGCACGCCCGCGGGCACCTACCGGATCGTCCACTCCGGCGACTCCAGGAACATCCTGGGGAAGGTGACCCCGTTCACCGGCGCCTCCAGGAGCTTCACGGTGTCCTGACGGCTCCGGGGCGGTCCTTCCCCCGGAGCCGCGGGCCCGCCTCCGCCCGCGCCGGGGACGCGGCGGTACGGCTCACGCCCGCCGGGGCGCGAGCCGTACCGGGCGGGCTCACGCCATCGCGTGGAAGTGGGCGCGCAGCCGGGTTTTGGCCTCCTCCGTGGCGCCCAGGGCGTCCAGGCCGAGCAGCGCGGCGCCCACGATGGGCGGGACGTCCACGACGATCAGCTTGGCCTGGGGGGCCTGCTCGGCGAAGCGCCGCTCGATCAGGCCGCTCAGCAGCGGGTCGCGGGCGGTCAGCACGCCGCCGCCCAGGACCACCTCCATCGGGGTGTCCAGCAGGTTCAGGCGGCGGAGCGCGACCACCGCGAGGACGGTGACCTCCTCGGCCATCCGCGCCACGATCGAGCGGGCCACCGCGTCGCCGTCGGCGGCGACGGCCATCAGCACCGGCACCAGCCCGTGCAGCCCGAGCGGGGACAGCTCGCCGAAGTGGATGCCGAGCGCCACCTCCTCGACGGTCCGGGTGCCGAAGTGCTCGGCGACCGCGCGCTCCAGGGCGGTCGCCGGGCCCCGGCCGTCCTCGGCCCGGACGGCGTGCCAGAGCGCCTCCTCCCCCAGGCCCATCCCGCCGCCCCAGTCGCCGGTGAGCCGGCCCAGGGCCGGATACCTGGCCACCTCGCCGGTGGGGGAGACCCCCACGGCGTTGACACCCGCCCCGCACACCACGGCCACGCCCGCCGGCCCGGAGGCCCCGGCGCGCAGCAGGGCGAAGGTGTCGTTGCCGACGACCACGTCCCGGCCGTAGTCGCGGGCGAGGATCTCGTCGCGGATGGTCTCCTCCTCGACCGGCAGGTCGGCGCCGGCCACGTAGGCGGCCACGTGGTCGGCGAACGGCGGCGTGAGGTCCGGGCCGAGCAGCCGTACGGCCTCGCCGATCGCGTCCACCGCGGTCCCCACCCCGGCGCTCTGCGGCTCGAAGGCCGCGCCGCGGCCGGTGGCCAGGACGGAGCCGTCCTCGCCGACCAGCGCGACGTCGGTCTTGCTGTTGCCGCCGTCCACGGCCAGGACGGTTCTCACGCGGTCGTCCAGGGCAGGTGCCGGCGGTTGGCGTCGACGAGCCGCCGGGCCAGGTCGTCCGACAGCGCGGCCTGGCCGATCAGCGGGTGGGCCAGCAGCGCGTCCGAGACGCGCTGCCGGCCGCCGTGCAGAGCGGCCTCCAGCGCCAGCGTCTCATACGCGGTGACGTGGGCGATGAGCCCGGCGAAGAGCGGCTCGACGGGGTCCACGGGCAGCGCCGCCGCGCCCGCGGCGGTGATCCTGGCCGGGACCTCGATGACCGCGTCGTCGGCCAGGAACGGCAGCGTGCCGTCGTTGCGCAGGTTGACCACCTGGGTGTCGCCGCGGTCGCCGAGCAGTGAGGCGATCAGCGCCACCGCGGCCTCGGAGTAGAACGCCCCGCCGCGCTTGCCCAGCAGCTCGGGCTTGGTGTTCACCGACGGGTCGGCGTACAGCTCCAGCAGTGCCGCCTCCATCGCCGCGACCTCCGCCGCGCGGGACGGCTTGGAGCGCTGCTCCTCCACCACGAGGTCGTGCTCGTAGAAGTAGCGCAGGTAGTAGGAGGGCACCACGCCGAGGCGGCGGATCAGGCCGGCTGTCAGGCCGATGTCCTGGGCGATCTCCTCGCCGTGGCCGTCCAGCAGCTCCGGCAGGACGTCCACCCCGTCCAGGTGGACGGCACGCTCCCAGGTGAGGTGGTTCAGGCCGACGTGGCCCAGGGAGATGCGCTCCGGCGCGACGCCCAGCTTCGCGGCGAAGCTGCGCTGGAAGCCGATGGCCACGTTGCACAGGCCGATGGCCCGGTGGCCGGCCTCCAGCAGCGCCCTGGTGACGATGCCCACCGGGTTGGTGAAGTCGACGATCCAGGCGTCGGGCGCGTGTCGGCGGACCTTCTCGGCGATGTCCAGCACCACCGGGACCGTGCGCAGGGCCTTGGCCAGGCCGCCCGCGCCGGTGGTCTCCTGGCCGACGCAGCCGCACTCCAGCGGCAGCGTCTCGTCCACCTCGCGCGCGGCCTGGCCGCCGACGCGCAGCTGGAACAGGACCGCTTGGGCCCCGGCCACGCCCTCCTCGACCGAGGTCGTCGCGACGACCTCGGCCGGGTGGCCGGTGTGCGCCAGCATCCGGCGGGCCATCCCGGCGATCAGCTCCAGCCGGCCGGCATCCGGATCGACCAGCGCGATCTCCGTGAGGGGCAGCTCGTCGCGGAGCCGCGCGAATCCGTCGATCAGCTCCGGCGTGTATGTCGAGCCGCCCCCGACAACGGCGAGTTTCACCCTTTTACTCCTGTCAGCGTCACGCCCTCGATGAAGACCCTCTGGGCGAAGAAGAACACGATGATCACTGGGGCCATGACGAGCAGGGTCGCCGCCATGGTGAGGTTCCACTGCACGCTGTGCAGCGCCCGGAAGGACGCCAGCCCGAGGGAGAGCGTCCAGTTTTCCTCGTTGATCTGGGCGTAAAGCAGCGGTCCATAGTAGTCGTTCCAGCAGTAGAAGAACTGGAACAGCGCCACCGCCGCGATCGCCGGCCGTGCCATCGGCAGGATCACCCTGACCAGGGTCCTGAAGTCCGAGCAGCCGTCCACGCGGGCGGCCTCGGTGTACTCCTTGGGGATCGTGATCAGGAACTGCCGCAGCAGGAAGATGGAGAAGGCGTCGCCGAGCAGCATCGGCAGGATCAGCGGCCACAGCGTGCCGGTGAGCTCGAGACGTGCCCAGACGAGATAGACCGGGACGGCGACGACCTGCGGGGGCAGCATCATCATCGTGATGACCGCCAGGAAGGCCAGCTTGCGCCCCCGGAAACGGAAGCGGGCCATCGCGTAGGCCACCGGGACCGACGACAGCAGCATGAACAGGGTGCCCAGCCCGGCGTACATGAACGTGTTGCCCAGCCAGCCCAGCAGGTGCGACCTGGCGAACACCTCGGCGAAGTTGCCCCAGTTCCAGGTGTCCGGCCACAGCTCGCCGGTGAGCGCCTGGTCGTCGGTCATCAGCGCGGTCAGCGCCACGAACACCAGCGGGCCGATGAACATCACCGACAGCGCCACGGCGAGGGCGTGGGTGGCGATCCAGTACAGCGTCCTGCGGACGCGACCGCCGCGCGCGCCGGCCCGGCGGACGGGGGAGGCGGTGGCGGGGGGTCTGGTGGCCAAGGTGGTCACCGGCTGCCTCCTTCGTCGTCGGTGAACGCGCGGAACCGGCGGAGCAGGACGAGGGTGAAGATCATGGAAGCCGCGAACAGCAGCAGCGCCAGCACGCAGGCGTAGCCCATGCTGAAGTCGCGGAAGCCCGCGTGGAACAGCCACTGGGGCAGCGTCAGCGTGGACAGCTCGGGATAACCCGGCACGAAGGCGCTGCCGGGGGAGTCGGTGACCCCGGCGGCGACCCGGGAGGCGATCATCGCCTGGGTGAAGTACTGCAGGGCGTAGATGACGCCGGTGACCGTGGAGAACATCAGCACCGGGGAGATCGTCGGCAACGTGATGCTCCGGAACTGCCGCCACCCGCCGGCCCCGTCGATGGCCGCGGCCTCGTACAGGTGCTTGGGCACGTCCAGCAGCGCGGCAAGGAAGATCATCATCGTGTTGCCGATGCCCCACATGGCCAGCAGGGTCAGACCGGGCTTGGCCCAGTCCTTGTCGCCGAACCAGTCGGGCGCGGTGATCCCGAAGAGGTCGATGATCTGGTTGAGCGGTCCCGAGGGGTTCATCAGGAAGACGAAGGAGACGGTCCCGGCCACCAGCGGCACCAGCGACGGCAGGTAGAACACGGTGCGGAAGAAGCCGGCGCCCGCCTTCAGGCGGGTGAGCAGCTGGGCCACGGCCAGGCCGAAGAGCACCTGGGCGGGGACCATGAACACCACCAGCCACAGCGTGTTCCTGATGGAGATCCACGCCCGGTCGTCGTGGAAGAAGTAGCGGTAGTTGTCCAGGCCGACGAACTCCAGCGTGAACAGGTCGTAGCGGTGGAAGGAGAAGTAGACCGTCGCAGCGAGGGGGTAGACGAAGAAGACCGCGAACCCGATCAGCCAGGGCGACATCCAGAGGAGGGCCTTGCGGCCCTCGCCGCGCCACCGGCGGGGCGGCGCGGCGTGGGTGATGCTCATCGAGGATCAGCCCCCGGAG
Coding sequences:
- a CDS encoding neutral/alkaline ceramidase, coding for MRRPSRSRPRSLSLLLTGLVGTLCLTGLPAPPPAAAARAEPATYLVGRGISDVTGEVAEVGMMGYSSFDQKATGLHQRQRSRAFVIADQATGRRVVYVNADLGMIFQSVQQGVVARLKQRYGSLYGEQNVLLSATHTHAGPGGHSHHLAYNLSVLGFQKATYNAIVDGIVESVVKAHEDLRPGTISLGRGLLTDASVNRSRTAFDANPAGDRAAFPQAVDPAMTVLRFKQGGTDVGAISWFATHATSLTNANTLISPDNKGYAAYRWEHDHAGVRYLDGTPGFVAAFPNTNAGDMSPNLNLRPGSGPTENEFDNTRIIGERQFARAKEVYDGARTPITGGVDHRMRFVDMENVTVGGAYTPDGREHRTCPAMVGASTMAGSVEDGPAIPGFKEGMTGPIAKLLEPLDVDAPPWLISCQAPKLNLVPTGLVTEPVPVTPRILPVQILKIGQLYLVAGPAEFTIVAGLRVRRAVAGELGVPVENVIMQGYANAYSQYVTTPEEYELQQYEGGSTLYGKYTLPAYQQEFAALAAAMRDGAAVDRGPQTPDLSGRQVNLQTGVVLDSPPASKSFGQVLTEPAASYRPGSTASAEFVTGHPKNNLHRNGTYLEVQRLVDGVWARHLDDGDWQTVYRWTRLNGLTGTSKATITWDIAPGTPAGTYRIVHSGDSRNILGKVTPFTGASRSFTVS
- a CDS encoding N-acetylglucosamine kinase; amino-acid sequence: MRTVLAVDGGNSKTDVALVGEDGSVLATGRGAAFEPQSAGVGTAVDAIGEAVRLLGPDLTPPFADHVAAYVAGADLPVEEETIRDEILARDYGRDVVVGNDTFALLRAGASGPAGVAVVCGAGVNAVGVSPTGEVARYPALGRLTGDWGGGMGLGEEALWHAVRAEDGRGPATALERAVAEHFGTRTVEEVALGIHFGELSPLGLHGLVPVLMAVAADGDAVARSIVARMAEEVTVLAVVALRRLNLLDTPMEVVLGGGVLTARDPLLSGLIERRFAEQAPQAKLIVVDVPPIVGAALLGLDALGATEEAKTRLRAHFHAMA
- a CDS encoding 6-phospho-beta-glucosidase is translated as MKLAVVGGGSTYTPELIDGFARLRDELPLTEIALVDPDAGRLELIAGMARRMLAHTGHPAEVVATTSVEEGVAGAQAVLFQLRVGGQAAREVDETLPLECGCVGQETTGAGGLAKALRTVPVVLDIAEKVRRHAPDAWIVDFTNPVGIVTRALLEAGHRAIGLCNVAIGFQRSFAAKLGVAPERISLGHVGLNHLTWERAVHLDGVDVLPELLDGHGEEIAQDIGLTAGLIRRLGVVPSYYLRYFYEHDLVVEEQRSKPSRAAEVAAMEAALLELYADPSVNTKPELLGKRGGAFYSEAAVALIASLLGDRGDTQVVNLRNDGTLPFLADDAVIEVPARITAAGAAALPVDPVEPLFAGLIAHVTAYETLALEAALHGGRQRVSDALLAHPLIGQAALSDDLARRLVDANRRHLPWTTA
- a CDS encoding carbohydrate ABC transporter permease, with the protein product MTTLATRPPATASPVRRAGARGGRVRRTLYWIATHALAVALSVMFIGPLVFVALTALMTDDQALTGELWPDTWNWGNFAEVFARSHLLGWLGNTFMYAGLGTLFMLLSSVPVAYAMARFRFRGRKLAFLAVITMMMLPPQVVAVPVYLVWARLELTGTLWPLILPMLLGDAFSIFLLRQFLITIPKEYTEAARVDGCSDFRTLVRVILPMARPAIAAVALFQFFYCWNDYYGPLLYAQINEENWTLSLGLASFRALHSVQWNLTMAATLLVMAPVIIVFFFAQRVFIEGVTLTGVKG
- a CDS encoding carbohydrate ABC transporter permease codes for the protein MSITHAAPPRRWRGEGRKALLWMSPWLIGFAVFFVYPLAATVYFSFHRYDLFTLEFVGLDNYRYFFHDDRAWISIRNTLWLVVFMVPAQVLFGLAVAQLLTRLKAGAGFFRTVFYLPSLVPLVAGTVSFVFLMNPSGPLNQIIDLFGITAPDWFGDKDWAKPGLTLLAMWGIGNTMMIFLAALLDVPKHLYEAAAIDGAGGWRQFRSITLPTISPVLMFSTVTGVIYALQYFTQAMIASRVAAGVTDSPGSAFVPGYPELSTLTLPQWLFHAGFRDFSMGYACVLALLLFAASMIFTLVLLRRFRAFTDDEGGSR